One genomic window of Chloracidobacterium sp. includes the following:
- the bamA gene encoding outer membrane protein assembly factor BamA, whose translation MLRFMLWPFTSLAGCICRRWAAPFWTALLLWSFGGAAPVSAQTGGDISAAASQDPLQQQLIEDVQFRGNRRIPTDTLRLYVTMKPGDLYSAEQAQRDYQAVLAQGFFDPLRSNVTLEPGNTGGVIVVFNLTEYPIVRDIIYEGLKSIQVSDVLTRFKEKRISITKDSPYDPVQVKRAESELKTMLSERGRPNAVVTAEIEDVSKTSVVIIFNVDEGNRVRVAKIEFEGNQVFSSRTLRKQMKYTKPSSFLTRFTSKDVYSPEKFETDLQLVAQFLREKGYLRPTIGKPRIENIGKVGSGIPLIGRKAEGLRIVVPIDEGIRYRFGEITTEGSTIFTPEQVLLICGMRKGDIASAKTIREGVYERLKKAYGSRGYIQAEVNVQPTFKPPAPGETEGVADFVISIDEGSVYTIEQIEFTGNNITRDKVLRRELLVSEGEPYNQELMEYSILLLNQLGYFDEIKKEDIQTTTDERRKTVNIVIKVKERGRQQIQFSGGVSGIGGSFIGFTYTTNNLFGYGQSVAVDVQAGNLFRNIALSYSDPYFLDRRIGFGVSVFSQRFRYASGISSAAIASGFFNSFTGLDERNLFTQDTTGASLSFSAPLAVLTSRFPKLGRVSRIGIAYNYSTSRIIDPPVNRDNDPNNDIIVTFAQPGITISSLTPSFVYNTVNNPINPTSGRNLTLSLTWSGLGGRVKNLAPLLEYREFRPFRFLGQGIEKPAVFGMRFRAAHVSAYGTPFDSNSLAFIGGVPQFNRFYTGGEFEIRGYGIRTISPVAPIEDRRTTTNVRVVDALTGQVLQPGLQVSPTVIQEYTYTDKLFPLPPGSFQFIPVGGDSQLLLNMEYRIPLVGPLAVALFADAGSVFNIRSLRDQSVRARALPATLGSTPDSPVPGPIILRPDGTRLDGTRPDDPNPNGPLPDGFRVAFVQALQATRTQISLSRTLGGIGRNFRASVGAELQVNLPVLQVPFRLIFAYNPGAKTNVFDPRQLGIVEERGVIRFTIGRTF comes from the coding sequence GTGCTCCGTTTCATGCTCTGGCCCTTCACATCCTTGGCTGGTTGCATCTGTCGCCGGTGGGCCGCGCCGTTTTGGACGGCTCTGCTGCTGTGGAGCTTCGGCGGCGCTGCGCCTGTCTCAGCGCAAACTGGCGGTGACATCAGCGCCGCCGCCAGCCAGGACCCCCTCCAGCAACAACTCATTGAAGACGTTCAGTTTCGCGGCAACCGGCGCATCCCGACCGACACGCTGCGCCTGTACGTGACCATGAAGCCGGGCGACCTCTACAGCGCGGAGCAGGCCCAACGCGACTACCAAGCCGTTCTAGCACAAGGGTTTTTCGACCCCTTGCGTAGTAACGTTACGTTGGAGCCAGGCAACACCGGCGGCGTTATTGTCGTGTTCAACCTGACCGAATACCCAATTGTGCGGGACATCATCTACGAAGGCCTGAAATCTATTCAGGTCAGTGACGTGCTGACGCGCTTCAAGGAAAAGCGCATCTCAATCACCAAGGACTCGCCCTATGATCCGGTACAGGTCAAGCGCGCCGAGAGTGAACTCAAAACTATGCTTAGTGAGCGCGGCCGCCCCAACGCCGTCGTCACGGCTGAAATCGAGGATGTGTCAAAAACCTCTGTGGTGATCATCTTCAATGTGGATGAAGGCAATCGGGTGCGGGTCGCCAAAATCGAGTTTGAGGGCAATCAAGTCTTCTCCAGTCGGACGCTGCGGAAGCAGATGAAGTACACCAAGCCGTCGAGCTTTCTGACGCGCTTCACCTCGAAGGATGTGTATTCGCCGGAGAAGTTTGAAACCGACTTGCAGCTAGTAGCGCAGTTTCTGCGCGAAAAGGGCTACCTGCGTCCGACCATCGGGAAGCCGCGTATTGAGAACATCGGCAAGGTTGGCAGCGGCATTCCGCTGATTGGTCGGAAGGCTGAAGGCCTGCGGATTGTCGTCCCAATTGACGAAGGCATCCGCTACCGTTTCGGCGAGATCACAACGGAAGGCTCAACGATTTTCACGCCGGAACAAGTTTTGCTCATCTGCGGTATGCGTAAGGGTGACATCGCCAGCGCCAAGACCATTCGCGAAGGTGTTTACGAACGGCTCAAAAAAGCCTACGGTAGCCGTGGCTACATTCAGGCGGAGGTCAACGTCCAACCGACGTTTAAGCCGCCCGCCCCAGGCGAAACAGAAGGTGTGGCAGACTTCGTGATTTCGATTGACGAAGGATCGGTTTACACCATTGAGCAGATTGAGTTTACGGGCAACAACATCACGCGCGACAAGGTGCTGCGCCGTGAACTGCTTGTCAGTGAAGGTGAGCCCTACAACCAAGAGTTGATGGAGTACTCCATCCTGCTGCTCAACCAGCTTGGTTACTTTGACGAAATTAAGAAAGAAGACATTCAAACGACGACGGACGAACGGCGTAAGACCGTCAATATCGTCATCAAGGTCAAGGAGCGTGGACGGCAGCAGATTCAGTTTTCCGGCGGCGTTTCCGGCATCGGGGGGTCGTTTATCGGCTTCACCTACACCACGAACAATCTGTTTGGCTATGGGCAAAGCGTCGCCGTTGATGTTCAGGCTGGCAATCTCTTCCGCAACATCGCCTTGTCCTACAGCGATCCGTATTTCCTCGACCGGCGCATCGGCTTCGGCGTTTCGGTGTTTAGTCAACGCTTCCGTTATGCGAGCGGGATCAGCAGCGCGGCTATTGCCAGTGGCTTTTTCAACAGTTTCACTGGACTTGATGAGCGTAACCTGTTTACCCAAGACACAACCGGCGCGTCGCTGTCGTTTTCCGCGCCGCTGGCGGTGCTGACGAGCCGCTTTCCCAAGCTTGGCCGTGTATCCCGGATCGGGATCGCGTACAACTACAGCACCTCGCGGATCATTGACCCGCCCGTCAACCGGGACAATGACCCCAACAACGACATCATCGTAACTTTTGCCCAACCGGGCATCACCATCAGTTCACTGACGCCCTCGTTTGTGTACAACACGGTCAACAATCCGATTAATCCAACAAGCGGGCGTAATCTGACGTTGAGTCTGACGTGGTCGGGGCTGGGCGGACGAGTGAAAAACCTCGCGCCGCTGCTGGAGTACCGCGAGTTTCGTCCATTTCGCTTCCTTGGTCAGGGCATTGAGAAACCGGCAGTGTTCGGCATGCGGTTTCGCGCCGCGCACGTCAGTGCCTATGGGACGCCCTTCGACAGCAACTCACTTGCCTTCATCGGCGGCGTCCCCCAGTTCAACCGGTTTTACACGGGCGGCGAATTCGAGATTCGCGGCTATGGGATTCGCACCATCTCGCCGGTCGCGCCGATTGAAGACCGGCGGACGACAACCAACGTCCGGGTGGTGGACGCGCTAACTGGACAAGTGTTGCAACCGGGCTTGCAGGTCAGTCCAACGGTCATTCAGGAGTACACCTATACGGACAAGCTTTTCCCGCTGCCGCCGGGGTCGTTTCAGTTCATTCCGGTCGGCGGCGACTCACAGTTGCTTCTGAACATGGAGTACCGCATTCCGTTGGTCGGACCGCTTGCCGTGGCGCTGTTTGCCGACGCCGGTTCGGTGTTTAACATTCGTTCGCTGCGCGATCAGAGTGTCCGCGCGCGGGCGCTGCCGGCGACGCTAGGTTCAACGCCTGACTCGCCTGTGCCGGGACCGATTATTCTTCGTCCTGACGGGACGCGCCTAGACGGCACGCGCCCAGACGATCCAAATCCCAACGGGCCGCTGCCGGATGGGTTCCGCGTTGCGTTCGTCCAAGCCCTGCAGGCCACCCGCACACAGATTAGTCTCAGTCGGACGTTGGGCGGGATTGGGCGCAACTTTCGCGCCTCGGTCGGCGCGGAGCTGCAAGTCAACCTACCGGTGCTTCAAGTACCGTTCCGGCTGATTTTCGCGTACAACCCTGGCGCCAAAACCAATGTCTTTGATCCGCGCCAGCTTGGCATTGTTGAAGAACGCGGCGTCATTCGTTTCACCATTGGGCGGACATTCTAA
- a CDS encoding CDP-alcohol phosphatidyltransferase family protein, whose protein sequence is MLSERIGNAGAKVLDTLVRYLARIFPNPNTLTFIGLLINIGCAVLYGWGHFFIAGLVMIVANLFDMLDGRVARLTGRVTRFGGFFDSVMDRYSDVIVLIGIMVFYARNTPYHSTLYVTLAGVALLGSVLVSYTRARAENLIHQCKVGFLERPERVVLIIIGSLTEIGPEDNPFLHKMRAVLWVLAVLSHWTVVHRMYHTYLEAQRLDMAGESELVVRGAAPQSPDAAWEPALPKGQAAPWYRAT, encoded by the coding sequence ATGCTCAGTGAGCGTATTGGCAACGCCGGCGCTAAGGTTCTGGATACGCTGGTTCGCTACCTTGCCCGCATTTTTCCCAACCCCAACACGCTGACCTTCATCGGGCTGCTCATCAATATCGGGTGCGCCGTGCTCTACGGCTGGGGGCATTTTTTCATCGCCGGACTGGTGATGATTGTCGCCAACCTCTTCGACATGCTCGATGGGCGCGTCGCTCGGCTGACCGGACGTGTGACCCGCTTCGGCGGCTTCTTCGACTCGGTCATGGATCGTTACTCCGATGTCATTGTGTTGATTGGGATTATGGTGTTCTACGCGCGGAATACCCCCTACCACAGCACCTTGTATGTCACGTTAGCCGGGGTTGCGCTGCTGGGTTCCGTGCTGGTCAGTTATACCCGCGCGCGGGCGGAAAATCTGATTCACCAGTGCAAAGTTGGCTTTTTGGAGCGACCGGAGCGGGTGGTGCTCATCATTATCGGCTCACTGACGGAAATCGGCCCGGAGGACAATCCGTTCCTGCACAAAATGCGCGCCGTTTTGTGGGTGTTGGCCGTTCTCTCACACTGGACGGTTGTGCACCGGATGTACCACACCTATCTCGAAGCGCAGCGACTGGATATGGCTGGTGAGTCCGAGTTGGTCGTCAGGGGTGCTGCGCCCCAGTCACCTGACGCTGCTTGGGAACCCGCCTTGCCAAAAGGACAGGCGGCGCCTTGGTATCGAGCGACGTAG
- a CDS encoding DUF465 domain-containing protein, with the protein MSLSTLESLKQQLFQTHPEYRSLVREHQRADARLQEILALPHPRPDELEESALLKRRKLYLKDRMEEIIRQHQVRATV; encoded by the coding sequence ATGAGCCTTTCTACGTTGGAGTCGCTCAAACAACAGTTGTTCCAGACGCATCCGGAATACCGGAGTTTAGTCCGTGAACATCAACGCGCCGACGCTCGCCTCCAAGAAATTCTGGCGTTGCCCCACCCGCGGCCGGATGAACTCGAAGAGTCCGCGCTGCTCAAACGCCGCAAGCTTTATCTCAAAGACCGGATGGAGGAAATCATACGCCAGCATCAAGTCAGGGCAACGGTGTGA
- a CDS encoding aminopeptidase P N-terminal domain-containing protein — translation MLRPPSVVALGFLLFFVWPAQYAAETPHAVPMLAEQPLADFKARREQLRRRLADGVVLVPGRLEEALGVNEKFFQDDNFFYLTGVEAPGATLLLTPTPYQGVHEILFLPRRDPQKERWTGPQPGPDQDAERRFGVERALPSDTLAQVLQELRLSGAFKDGGQIHLIADPEDVQERAVRQLVELLRRELPTVPINDARSAVNLMRMCKTPAEIALLKKAVRITSEAFRDVFKHLRVGCYEYELEAVVLAAFYRNGAERPGYPCIIGGGQNATILHYNRNRDRIEDGDLVVVDVGAKYRGYTADITRTFPANGKFTPRQRAIYEVVLAAQEAAVKAFAPGKSRMSDLTLAARAAMRASPLRAGDQLTLDNFFIHGLGHFIGLHVHDVGDYARPLPPGSVITIEPGIYIPAERIGIRIEDDYLVTETGLVKLSADIPSRPEAIEQALQQARRAAGRLNSAKD, via the coding sequence ATGCTGCGTCCACCGTCTGTTGTCGCCTTGGGTTTTCTGTTGTTCTTTGTCTGGCCGGCGCAATATGCGGCGGAAACACCACACGCCGTACCTATGTTGGCGGAGCAGCCGCTGGCGGATTTCAAAGCTCGGCGAGAGCAACTCCGGCGACGACTGGCGGACGGTGTTGTTCTCGTTCCGGGTCGCCTTGAAGAGGCGCTCGGCGTTAATGAGAAATTTTTCCAAGACGACAATTTTTTCTACCTAACTGGCGTGGAAGCGCCCGGCGCAACATTGTTGTTGACGCCAACGCCGTACCAAGGCGTCCACGAAATCCTGTTTCTGCCGCGACGCGATCCGCAAAAGGAACGTTGGACGGGGCCACAACCAGGACCTGACCAGGACGCCGAGCGGCGGTTCGGCGTTGAGAGAGCCTTGCCGTCCGATACGTTGGCGCAAGTGTTGCAGGAACTGCGTTTGTCCGGTGCGTTCAAAGACGGTGGCCAAATTCATCTTATCGCTGACCCGGAGGACGTGCAGGAGCGCGCCGTCCGGCAACTGGTCGAGTTGCTGCGCCGTGAGTTGCCGACCGTACCCATCAACGACGCCCGCTCGGCGGTCAACCTCATGCGGATGTGCAAGACTCCGGCGGAAATCGCGTTGCTTAAAAAAGCGGTGCGCATCACGAGCGAGGCTTTTCGGGACGTTTTCAAGCACCTGAGGGTAGGATGCTACGAGTATGAGCTTGAAGCCGTGGTGTTGGCGGCTTTCTACCGCAATGGGGCGGAGCGTCCGGGCTACCCCTGCATCATCGGCGGCGGCCAAAACGCCACCATCCTGCACTACAACCGCAATCGCGACCGGATTGAGGACGGCGATCTGGTGGTAGTGGATGTCGGGGCTAAGTATCGCGGCTACACGGCTGACATCACTCGCACCTTCCCAGCCAACGGCAAGTTCACGCCCCGGCAGCGCGCCATCTATGAAGTCGTCCTTGCAGCGCAGGAAGCGGCGGTTAAGGCGTTTGCGCCGGGCAAGAGCCGAATGAGCGACCTGACGCTAGCGGCGCGCGCTGCCATGCGCGCCAGTCCGTTACGCGCCGGTGATCAACTCACGTTGGATAACTTTTTCATCCACGGTCTTGGTCATTTCATCGGGCTACATGTCCACGACGTAGGCGATTATGCGCGCCCACTGCCGCCTGGTAGCGTCATCACCATTGAGCCGGGAATTTATATTCCGGCGGAACGGATCGGGATTCGGATTGAGGACGACTATCTTGTGACAGAAACTGGGCTGGTCAAACTCTCCGCTGACATCCCTTCCCGCCCGGAAGCCATTGAACAAGCCCTGCAGCAGGCGCGGCGCGCAGCCGGTAGGCTAAATTCAGCCAAGGATTGA
- the hflX gene encoding GTPase HflX, whose protein sequence is MAATGGTPISKVEGNTQGLKSSQLKRLERLLSRRVPPRDIITPELARQMTELSAEIRRQVGVLISRSGEVAHVVVGDAGGIVIPDLKRVRSGQGRFRGLRCLHTQLSGDGLTRDDLNDLALLRLDLMGVISVEDDGLPGWLHAAHLLPASAATDPSGEPWAYLDKVHPSRLRVDFLELIENLEAEFARTRKLRDARDLRDRAMLVVVTTGPLADAEAAMDELVELAESCDLVVVDKLIQRRRELDPKTLLGKGKLQEVIIRSLQHAADVLLFDRDLSPTQVRTIEAATDLKILDRTQLILDIFAQRARSREGKVQVELAQLKYLLPRLTGRGADMSRLAGGIGARGPGETKLEVDRRRARDRIADLEKLIAALRSQRRLRRAQRERRQMPVVSIVGYTNAGKSTLLNALTSSEVTAERRMFATLDPTSRRLRLPRDRDIIINDTVGFIRDLPPTLLAAFKATLEEIETSDLLIHLVDIAAPDYDRRIAVVEEILAQLGLSHLPRQLVFNKVDLLPPDQVQTLCARYRAIPIAARDQTTFAPLLQSIDAMLFAEQPGTPADDPPSSCSWRPAFGVEAVALP, encoded by the coding sequence ATGGCTGCAACGGGAGGAACGCCTATTTCCAAGGTCGAAGGTAACACACAGGGACTCAAATCCAGTCAGCTCAAGCGACTTGAACGGCTCTTGAGCCGCCGTGTTCCGCCCCGCGACATCATTACCCCGGAACTAGCGCGGCAGATGACGGAGCTTTCCGCCGAAATCCGGCGACAAGTCGGGGTTTTGATTAGTCGGTCGGGCGAAGTGGCGCATGTCGTCGTCGGCGACGCCGGCGGCATCGTCATTCCCGACCTCAAACGTGTGCGCAGTGGGCAGGGACGTTTTCGCGGGCTACGCTGCTTGCATACTCAGCTTTCCGGCGACGGACTCACCCGCGACGACCTCAACGACCTCGCCCTGCTACGCCTCGACTTAATGGGCGTCATCAGCGTGGAGGATGACGGGCTGCCGGGTTGGCTTCACGCCGCACATCTTCTCCCTGCCTCCGCCGCTACTGACCCAAGCGGTGAACCTTGGGCGTATCTGGACAAGGTTCATCCCAGTCGGCTGCGTGTGGACTTCCTCGAACTCATTGAAAACCTTGAGGCCGAGTTCGCCCGCACCCGTAAACTCCGGGATGCACGTGACCTTCGTGATCGCGCTATGCTGGTCGTTGTAACAACCGGCCCGCTCGCCGACGCGGAAGCCGCCATGGACGAACTGGTTGAATTGGCTGAGTCCTGCGACCTTGTCGTGGTGGACAAGCTGATTCAGCGCCGCCGGGAACTCGATCCGAAAACGCTGCTCGGCAAAGGGAAGCTCCAAGAAGTCATCATTCGGAGTCTTCAGCATGCGGCGGACGTCCTGTTGTTTGATCGGGACCTGTCACCAACGCAGGTGCGCACCATTGAGGCGGCGACGGACCTGAAGATTCTTGACCGGACGCAGCTCATCCTTGACATCTTCGCCCAGCGCGCCCGTAGTCGTGAAGGCAAGGTGCAGGTCGAACTGGCGCAGCTCAAATACCTTTTACCGCGTCTTACCGGACGCGGCGCCGACATGTCACGGCTTGCCGGCGGCATTGGCGCGCGCGGCCCTGGCGAAACCAAGCTCGAAGTAGATCGGCGGCGTGCGCGTGACCGCATTGCCGATTTGGAAAAACTCATCGCCGCCCTCCGCAGCCAACGTCGGCTGCGCCGGGCGCAGCGCGAGCGGCGACAAATGCCCGTCGTTTCCATTGTGGGCTACACGAACGCTGGGAAATCCACGCTTCTCAATGCGTTGACCTCAAGTGAGGTCACGGCGGAACGCCGGATGTTTGCCACGCTTGACCCAACCAGTCGGCGGCTGCGACTGCCGCGCGACCGTGACATCATCATCAATGACACTGTCGGCTTCATCCGCGACCTGCCGCCGACGCTGCTGGCCGCCTTCAAAGCGACGCTAGAAGAAATCGAAACCTCTGACCTTCTGATTCATCTGGTGGACATCGCTGCCCCCGACTACGACCGTCGCATCGCAGTAGTCGAGGAGATTTTGGCGCAACTGGGGCTGTCCCACCTCCCGCGCCAACTTGTTTTCAATAAAGTGGACCTGCTCCCGCCCGACCAAGTTCAGACGCTCTGCGCTCGCTACCGGGCCATTCCGATTGCCGCCCGCGATCAGACAACCTTTGCGCCGCTGCTTCAATCCATAGACGCGATGCTTTTCGCTGAACAGCCGGGAACTCCCGCCGACGACCCACCGTCTTCTTGCTCTTGGCGGCCGGCATTCGGTGTCGAGGCTGTGGCTCTCCCCTAA
- the cofG gene encoding 7,8-didemethyl-8-hydroxy-5-deazariboflavin synthase subunit CofG translates to MSFQRHREACWDKPADSPSGVDRPALVVTYSHSITFIPTYSCVFACGYCAFARPTPLAALSDAEACFARGARAGCREALIMSGEGVMSFPAIREQLSRWGFQDYHDYLIAVCRLALKWGLLPHINIGNQSEAELRRLRSVCASMGMMLETTSTALLRKRAHRRAPNKHPQRRLATLEAAGRARIPFTTGLLIGVGETWHDRRRSLETIAQLHQRYGHIQEVIIQPFTPHPGTAMAADVGPDLPTLVAAVRLARAILPDEVVVQIPPNLVADADGRRQLLLAGARDFGGISPERDHVNPDEPWLAPQRYAAELAAWGFVLRPRLAVYPRFQTSEWLEPEVERAIKKLGALPA, encoded by the coding sequence ATGAGCTTCCAGCGCCATCGAGAGGCCTGTTGGGACAAACCCGCTGATTCGCCCTCCGGCGTTGACCGGCCGGCGTTGGTTGTGACCTACTCACACAGCATAACGTTCATTCCTACTTACAGCTGCGTCTTTGCTTGCGGTTACTGCGCCTTTGCGCGTCCAACGCCGCTCGCTGCGCTTTCAGACGCCGAAGCCTGCTTTGCGCGGGGCGCACGCGCCGGTTGCCGCGAGGCGCTGATTATGAGCGGCGAAGGCGTCATGAGCTTTCCTGCTATTCGGGAGCAGCTCAGCCGCTGGGGCTTTCAGGATTATCATGACTACCTGATCGCCGTGTGTCGGTTGGCGCTGAAGTGGGGCTTGCTGCCGCACATCAACATTGGCAATCAGTCCGAGGCTGAGTTGCGCCGCCTGCGTTCGGTATGCGCCTCGATGGGGATGATGTTGGAGACGACGAGTACGGCGCTGTTGCGTAAGCGCGCCCACCGACGTGCGCCGAACAAGCACCCGCAGCGGCGGTTGGCGACACTGGAAGCGGCAGGACGGGCGCGCATTCCGTTCACGACCGGACTGCTCATTGGCGTCGGCGAAACGTGGCATGACCGGCGGCGGTCGCTGGAGACCATCGCCCAGCTGCATCAACGGTATGGTCACATTCAGGAAGTCATCATCCAGCCGTTCACGCCGCATCCGGGGACAGCCATGGCGGCTGATGTTGGACCCGACCTGCCAACCCTGGTCGCCGCCGTACGGTTGGCGCGCGCCATCCTGCCGGATGAAGTCGTCGTTCAGATTCCTCCGAATCTAGTTGCGGACGCCGATGGCCGGCGGCAATTGCTACTAGCCGGGGCGCGCGATTTCGGTGGGATTTCACCGGAACGGGATCACGTCAACCCCGACGAACCATGGCTTGCGCCGCAGCGTTACGCCGCCGAACTTGCCGCGTGGGGCTTCGTGCTGCGTCCGCGCTTGGCAGTGTACCCGCGCTTTCAGACGTCCGAATGGCTCGAACCGGAGGTGGAACGCGCAATAAAAAAGCTGGGTGCACTACCCGCTTAG
- a CDS encoding M48 family metallopeptidase, translating into MTAPRRERIRLPKLRAADFQHPLDIAALEAVKQARGLDFIVRKLNEYGWERWFRVTNVADNVRVTPRQCKRIHDLLREACAILAVPEPELYLDQDPIVNAYTFGTERPFIVLQSGLVDFLSEDELLGVIAHELGHIKCGHVLYKMMATFLSVIIERIGEATFGLGAVVGSGLLLALYEWDRKAELSCDRAGLLVVQDVETYLTLLLKLAGGSRAVFDQLNTEEFLRQAEEYEELDRDLLSRVYKFLQVYRRTHSFPAVRAREIKQWAETGAYKSLLDGSYWMRPAVTDEPPSRRGTTAAEAAGSVVLPVCPACGAGQVDAHARFCYQCGHPLDRPAPPKLDTRLRCPNCDAPILKSDVFCPSCGLNTQLG; encoded by the coding sequence ATGACCGCGCCACGACGGGAGCGTATTCGGTTGCCAAAACTGCGAGCGGCGGACTTCCAACATCCGCTTGACATAGCAGCGCTTGAGGCCGTCAAGCAAGCGCGCGGGCTGGATTTTATCGTTCGCAAACTCAACGAGTACGGTTGGGAACGCTGGTTTCGCGTCACGAACGTCGCCGACAACGTGCGCGTCACGCCGCGTCAGTGCAAGCGCATTCATGACCTGCTGCGCGAAGCCTGCGCGATTTTAGCTGTTCCTGAGCCAGAGCTTTATTTGGACCAGGACCCGATTGTGAACGCCTACACCTTTGGGACGGAGCGGCCGTTCATCGTACTTCAGTCGGGCTTGGTGGATTTCCTCTCTGAAGACGAACTGCTCGGCGTCATCGCGCACGAACTGGGGCACATCAAATGCGGTCATGTGCTTTACAAGATGATGGCGACCTTCCTTTCGGTCATCATCGAGCGAATCGGCGAGGCTACATTCGGTCTCGGCGCAGTGGTTGGTTCAGGGTTGCTGCTGGCGCTGTATGAGTGGGATCGCAAGGCGGAGTTGTCATGCGACCGCGCCGGGTTGCTGGTCGTGCAGGATGTTGAGACGTACCTGACATTGCTTCTCAAGCTGGCCGGCGGAAGCCGGGCGGTGTTTGACCAACTTAACACAGAGGAATTTTTGCGGCAGGCGGAAGAGTACGAAGAACTTGACCGCGACCTGCTCAGCCGGGTCTATAAGTTCCTCCAAGTTTACCGGCGGACGCATTCGTTTCCCGCCGTCCGAGCCAGGGAGATCAAACAGTGGGCTGAAACGGGCGCGTATAAGTCCCTGCTTGACGGCAGCTATTGGATGCGGCCGGCAGTGACCGACGAACCGCCTAGCCGGCGTGGAACGACGGCGGCCGAGGCGGCAGGTTCTGTCGTCCTGCCGGTGTGTCCAGCTTGTGGCGCGGGCCAAGTGGACGCTCATGCACGGTTTTGCTACCAGTGTGGGCATCCGCTGGATCGTCCGGCACCGCCGAAACTCGACACCCGGTTGCGCTGCCCCAACTGCGACGCTCCTATCCTCAAAAGCGACGTGTTCTGCCCGTCGTGCGGGCTGAATACCCAGCTTGGATAA
- the hisF gene encoding imidazole glycerol phosphate synthase subunit HisF: MLAKRIIPCLDVDAGRVVKGVRFQDLVDAGDPVEQARRYDAEGADELVFLDITASSDRRAIVTRMVRAVADEVFIPFTVGGGVRTVDDMHAILLAGADKVSVNTAAFERPELIAEGAQRFGSQCIVVAIDARRVPGVQPPRWEVFLHGGRTPTGKDAVAWAMEAEQLGAGEILLTSMDRDGTQDGYDLELTARVAEAVSIPVIASGGVGTLEHLYEGLTVGRASAALAASIFHFGRHTISEAKAYLHSRGVCVRQV, from the coding sequence ATGCTCGCCAAACGCATCATCCCGTGCCTTGATGTGGACGCCGGGCGGGTCGTCAAGGGTGTTCGCTTCCAGGACCTCGTGGACGCGGGCGATCCGGTTGAGCAGGCGCGGCGCTACGACGCCGAAGGCGCGGATGAACTGGTGTTTCTCGACATCACGGCGTCGTCCGACCGCCGCGCGATTGTGACGCGCATGGTGCGCGCCGTCGCGGATGAGGTGTTTATTCCCTTCACTGTCGGCGGCGGCGTCCGCACAGTTGACGACATGCACGCCATTCTTCTTGCCGGGGCTGACAAGGTTTCCGTCAACACCGCCGCCTTCGAGCGCCCTGAGCTAATCGCCGAAGGCGCGCAGAGGTTCGGCAGCCAGTGCATCGTTGTAGCGATTGACGCACGGCGCGTTCCGGGCGTACAGCCCCCGCGGTGGGAAGTCTTCTTGCACGGTGGGCGTACGCCGACGGGCAAAGACGCCGTCGCTTGGGCGATGGAGGCTGAACAGCTTGGCGCGGGCGAAATCCTGTTGACGAGTATGGATCGCGACGGCACGCAGGACGGCTATGACCTTGAACTTACGGCGCGTGTTGCGGAAGCGGTTTCAATTCCAGTCATTGCGTCGGGCGGCGTTGGGACGCTCGAACACCTGTACGAAGGTCTAACGGTCGGGCGGGCGAGCGCAGCGCTGGCGGCTTCGATTTTCCACTTCGGACGACATACGATTAGCGAGGCGAAAGCGTACCTTCACTCACGCGGCGTCTGTGTCCGACAGGTATAA
- a CDS encoding OmpH family outer membrane protein produces MPLLTYCALGLLSLAGGDSPSAPTVAAVPTTQQPTAGQAVGPRIAVVNTQAFGELINEYRQQVATLQTEFRPTVEALQRLSTEIQAEEDALRRLADQLSPDVRLKRTDELERKKKDLKRRQEDLNEAAEKRAAILLNPVREKITKALEAYAKERGILILLDVATAAEAGGVVYLAPGMDITEDFAARYNQANPAGTSR; encoded by the coding sequence ATGCCCTTATTGACATACTGTGCGCTAGGTCTTTTGAGTCTGGCGGGCGGCGATTCGCCGTCCGCGCCGACCGTCGCCGCCGTGCCGACGACGCAGCAGCCCACCGCTGGACAGGCCGTCGGGCCGCGGATTGCCGTGGTCAACACGCAGGCCTTCGGCGAACTCATCAACGAATACCGCCAGCAGGTGGCGACCCTGCAGACGGAATTTCGCCCAACAGTTGAGGCTCTGCAGCGCCTGAGTACAGAGATTCAGGCTGAGGAAGATGCGCTTCGGCGGTTAGCCGACCAACTCTCCCCCGATGTTCGCCTCAAGCGCACCGATGAACTCGAACGCAAGAAGAAAGACCTGAAGCGCCGGCAGGAAGACCTCAATGAAGCTGCCGAGAAACGCGCTGCTATCCTGCTCAACCCTGTGCGCGAAAAAATTACCAAGGCGCTGGAAGCGTATGCTAAGGAACGCGGCATCCTCATCCTGCTCGATGTCGCTACGGCGGCTGAAGCGGGAGGGGTTGTGTACCTTGCGCCCGGCATGGACATTACTGAAGACTTTGCGGCTCGGTATAATCAGGCGAACCCGGCGGGGACGTCCCGCTGA